The Patescibacteria group bacterium genomic sequence TGCTAAACAGGCTTTTTTAATTTTGGTTGGATTTTTACGAATTAATTTTATGTCTAACATATATAAAATTAATTATTTATTTTTTTTCCGCATGGTTGGAAATAAAATAACTTCTTTTATGTTTTTAGTATCTGTCAAAAGACATGTTAATCTATCAATCCCCATTCCTAAGCCAGCTGTTGGTGGCATGCCATGCTTTAATGCTAAAATAAAATCATTATCCGTCTGTTGAGCTTCCTTATCTCCTTTATCTCTTAATTGTTGCTGATATTTAAATCTTTGTTCTTGGTCAGCTGGGTCATTTAACTCTGAAAAAGCATTACATAATTCCATTTTGCCAACAACTAATTGAAACCTCTCAACATAATTATCACTATATTTTGTCTTCTTTGCTAAAGGAGAAAGTTCTATTGGGTGGTCAATTAAAAAACATGGGTTAATAATCATTGGTCTTATTTTTTCTTTATAAATTTCATCTATTAGTTTGTCTTTTCCCCATGTTTTATCTACTTTAATACCTATTCTAACGGCTTGCTTGGTAAGGGCTGATAAACTTTTATGCTTGTCTAGGTCTATGCCAGCCCATTTTATAAAAGCCTTGTTAAATTTTATTTTCTTATATGGTGGTTTAAAATTAATTTGTTTACCTTGATATTTGATTTTTAAATCTTTGTTTGATGTAAATAATTTTTTAAAAATAAATTCAAAAAACTCCTCTACTAACTTCATTAAATCATTGTAATTTGCATATGCCCAATAAAACTCTATTTGAGTAAATTCTGGATTATGAGACCAGTCAATTCCTTCATTTCTAAAACATTTTGATATTTCATACACTTTTTCAAATCCACCTATAATCAATCTCTTTAAATAAAGCTCTGGAGCAACACGCAAATACATATCCATGTCCAAAGAATTATGATGGGTAACAAAAGGAGTCGCAGTTGCTCCCCCAGCCATTGACTGTAAAATTGGTGTTTCAACTTCTAAAAAATCTTTTTTATTAAAAAAATTTCTTATTAATTCAACTAATTTACTCCTAAAAATAAAAATATCCATGACCTGGTCATTTGCCAGCAAATCAAGATATCTTTTGCGAAATCTTTCTTCAATGTCTGATAATCCGTGCCATTTTTCCGGCAAGGGCAAGAAAGTTTTTGTTAATAATTTCCACGAATAGACTTTAAGTGTTTTGGCTCCTGTTTTTGTTTTAAAAAGGCTTCCTTTTACTTCTATAAAATCACCAACATCAATTAGTTTTAAAAAATTTTTATATTTTTCTTTTCCTAAAACATCTTGTTGAAAACATATTTGGAACTTACCTGAATCGTCCTTAATTTGAGCAAAACAAATCTTCCCGTGTGAACGAATCAATATCAAGCGCCCAGCTAAAACAATCGACTTCTCCTTTAATAATCCATTAAACTTTTTAAAAACTTCCTTGTTTTTATGAGTTCTACTAGATTTTGAAGGAAAAGGGTCAATTCCTTTAACTTGTAGTTTAATAAATTTTTGTATTCTATCTTTTTCTTCTTGAATCATATATTTATTTTAACAATTCACAAAAATAAAACAAGAACTAATATATATTCTTGTTGCATTTAAATTAAATAATTATATTTATTCAATTTTAATAATTTCAAAAACAACGTCTTGCTTAGGTGTTTTAACTATTATTTTTTCCTTTATTTTTTTTCCTATTACAGCTTCTCCAATTGGTGAATGAATCGTAATTTTTCCATTAGATGGGTCACTTTCTTCTGCCCCCACAATAACATAAGTTTTCATAGAATCTTTATTCGCAATATTTCTTATAACTATACTTGAACCAATTTCAACAACTAAACTGTCCTTTTGCTTGTCTACAACTTCAGCATTCCTGATAAGCTCTTCCAATCTAATAATCTCTGATTCAACCAATGCTTGCTCGTTTTTAGCTGTATCGTATTCTCCATTTTCTTTAAGGTCTCCCTGTTCTATGGCATCACTAATACGCGCAGAAATCCCCTTGCGCCTTGATTTAAGGATTTCTACATCTTGTTCAATTTTTTCTTTGCCATTTGGCGTTAAATATTCTTTCATAATTAAAAAAACCAAAAAATGCTCTACTAAGAACATAATTTGAAAATATATTTTATTTACATTATTATTATAACAAAAAATTACCAAAAAATCAACCCCCCCTGTGGAAATCTTTTTATTTTATTAAAAAATAAAACAATTCTATTAAAGCTCCGCCTGCTAAAAGAAAAGCCAAAACATATGTAGATATGCCTGCCTTTCTTTGAAACCTTTTTTTTAAAAAACTACGATAAATAAACAAAACAATTATCCCTTCTGTGCCCAGAAATACTGCACCGGTTACTCCAATTACATCAATAAAATTACGCAGACCAATTAAATATAAAAATAAAGGCAAGAAACAGCTTAAAGCCCAAGCTTTGTTCTGGCTTAATTTTAAATCATACCACAAAATTTTTTTTAAAGTCATCCCTAGAGTAATAAAAGAAGTAAAAACAATAATCAATCCAAAAATAAAACCAATACTAATTATTCCATTACCTATTACTGCTCCGAATCCAGTAATAGCATCTTTAGTTGTGTTAGGGCCACTTACCCCTAAAATAACTGAAATGAAAAGAAGATAACATATTGTTGCAAAAATAATTCCTCTTGTTATTACCCCTAACATTTTTTGCCTGTTTCTATCAACCATTTCTTTTATTTCTGGAACCAATGCAACCCCCCATAAAGAAAATAAAATAATTCCATAAGGCATGACAATGTTTGCATGATTAAATGTAATAAAATTTTTTAAATCAATATGAGGAAAACCCTTTATTACAAAAAAAAGTAAAAACATAAAGAAAATTGACTGAACAATGACCTGTAAATTAGCAATTGTGTCTGCTCCTTTATAAATTAAAAGCGCACTAAAAAAGAAAAAAATAAATAAATAAATAAATTGAGGCCCACCGAAGATACCAAACAATAAAGAGTGCAAAAATTGACCCCCTAAAATAAGATAAGCTAAGCAAGATCCTATTAATCCTAAAGAAGATATTATAAAGCTAAAATTTTTTACTTTTTTGCCTAAATATTCTCCTGCATAACCTGGTATTCTAGCTATTGCTTGAGTGTCATGAGCAACCTCACCTAAAATAGTGTGAATCACTATAGCTAAAATAGCCATAAATAAAAAATACCCAACCACAACCAGCCAACCGACCTTCATGGCCACATAAGGTAATCCAAAAATCCCTACTCCTATTATTGTCCCAGCAAAAACTGCAAAAGCTTTTAAAAAACTTCTATTTTTCATTTCTTTTTGATGATTGTTTATAATTATTTACAAAATCCATTATATCTTCTGGAATTGGTATTTGTTTATTTCTTCTACTAATTCCTGGATAACGCCAAGCAGTAATAACTCTAGTTTTTTGTTTATTAATTTTTTGATACATCATCCAAATCTCTGTAATTCTTGCTTGAGATTTTATCTGCTTACAGATTGCAATCGTATTTATGGCAATGCCCGACTCTTTTCTGTCATAATCTCTTAATAATTTTCTTAGGATGGCTTCTGAAAGTTGATATTGATTCATTTTATAAAAAACATGCTTAGTCCACTCAATATCTCTACTATTTTTAGGTGGATTTAAAAACATGTAATATTTTTATATTACTTCTTTTTCCTTCTTAAAAAAGCTGGAATTTCTAACTCTTCTTCATCAATTTCTTGCTCTGCTTTATGTTTTTTTTCTTTAGTAAAATAATCTTCTTCTCCATAAACAACTATATCTTCCCCAGATTCTTGAGAAATCCTCTCATCTCCTAAAAAATCATTATCAAGCATACTTCTTATCTCATCTCTTTTGTCAAACCCTGTTGCTAATATAGTAACCTTTATTTCATCTTTTAATTCTTTGTCTATAGCTGCCCCAAATAATACTTCTGCGTTTTCTTTTATTTCTTGATTGATAATCCTGCTTATATTATCTATTTCTGACATTTTTAAATTACTAGAACCAGTGATAAAAAACAAAATTTTTTTTGCTTGCTTTATTTTAATACCCTTGATTAATGAATTTTCCATTGCTCGTCTAATTGCCTGCTCTGCTCTTTTTTCGCCAGCCGAACTACCAGAACCAAGAAACATTCTGCCACCTCCCCTTAAAACGTTTTTAACATCTGAAAAATCAACATTTATCAACCCTGTTGTTCTAAAAATATCTGTCATTAACAAAACTCCCTGTTTTAATACTTCATCAACAACCAAAAATGCTTCAACTATTGGAGTTGAATTATTTATTGCATTTAAAATTCTATTATTTGAAAGAACAATTAAAGCATCGCAAACATTATCAAATTTAATTAATCCTTTATCAGATATAATTATTCTTTTTCTCCCTTCAAATTTAAATGGTTTTGTTAAAATGCATATTGTTAATGCTTTTGATGAAGCACAAATATCAGCAATAACAGGCCCTGCTCCTGTTCCAGTTCCTCCGCCTAAGCCAATAATAAGAAAAATAATATCAGCTCCTTTGACTGCATCTTTTATGTTTTTGTTATAACCACTAACCGCTGCTTCTCCTTTTAACACATCCATCCCTGTTCCAAAACCCTTTGTCAATCTTTTCCCTATTCTTATTTTCTTTAAATTAGTTGACCTTAGATTAGATAAAGACTGAGTATCTGTATTAATTGCCACATATTCTATCCCTGGAATTTTTGCCTTAAGCATTCTTTTAATAACTGAACATCCTGCTCCGCCAACTCCAACTACTTTTATTTTTGTAAATGATTTTTTTGATTTTTTAGGCATATTATTAAGAAAAAAATAAATCTTTATATAAATTTTTAATCCTTGATAACGAAAAATTAATCCAAGATTTTGCTTTTTTTACATTTCTTTTGTGCTTAAACCCCCAAGCAACTAACCCAACTGCCGTTGAAAAACCTGGTTTATATTTATCATCTATCTTCCCTTCAAACCCATGAAGTTTGCCAAAAGATACTGGAATTTTAAGGACTGACTTAGCAATATCAGCAATATTAATTAGATTTATGCCAGCCCCTGTTAATACTGCCCCTGCTGGCAATTTCCCCTTTTTATCTATTTGTTCTAATTCATTATTTACTAATTCAAAAATCTCTTCACACCTAGCATCAATTATTTTAGACAGCTCTTTCATTGAGAAAGATTGGTCTTCTTTTATATCTATTTCCTGAAGATTAACTTTCTCTCCTTTGCGAACTTTGTTAGCATTTGCTTTCCCATAATTAACTTTAATCTTCTCTGCTAATTCTGGAGAAACTCTCATTCCCAGAGCAATATCATTAGTAATATGTTGTGACCCTATCGGAATAACCTTAGCAGTTAAAATTTCCTCGTCTTCAAAAACAGAAATACTAGTAGTTGATTGTCCTAAATTAATTAATAAAACCCCTAAATCCTTTTGTTTTTTTGTTAGTGCAATATCAGACGTAGATAAAATAGAAAAAATCAACTTATTAACATTGATTCCTGTTCTTAAAAAACACTCATATATATATTTAATTTGATTAGAAAGCCCTAATATAATTTCTGTA encodes the following:
- the greA gene encoding transcription elongation factor GreA codes for the protein MFLVEHFLVFLIMKEYLTPNGKEKIEQDVEILKSRRKGISARISDAIEQGDLKENGEYDTAKNEQALVESEIIRLEELIRNAEVVDKQKDSLVVEIGSSIVIRNIANKDSMKTYVIVGAEESDPSNGKITIHSPIGEAVIGKKIKEKIIVKTPKQDVVFEIIKIE
- the ftsZ gene encoding cell division protein FtsZ; the encoded protein is MPKKSKKSFTKIKVVGVGGAGCSVIKRMLKAKIPGIEYVAINTDTQSLSNLRSTNLKKIRIGKRLTKGFGTGMDVLKGEAAVSGYNKNIKDAVKGADIIFLIIGLGGGTGTGAGPVIADICASSKALTICILTKPFKFEGRKRIIISDKGLIKFDNVCDALIVLSNNRILNAINNSTPIVEAFLVVDEVLKQGVLLMTDIFRTTGLINVDFSDVKNVLRGGGRMFLGSGSSAGEKRAEQAIRRAMENSLIKGIKIKQAKKILFFITGSSNLKMSEIDNISRIINQEIKENAEVLFGAAIDKELKDEIKVTILATGFDKRDEIRSMLDNDFLGDERISQESGEDIVVYGEEDYFTKEKKHKAEQEIDEEELEIPAFLRRKKK
- the lysS gene encoding lysine--tRNA ligase, with amino-acid sequence MIQEEKDRIQKFIKLQVKGIDPFPSKSSRTHKNKEVFKKFNGLLKEKSIVLAGRLILIRSHGKICFAQIKDDSGKFQICFQQDVLGKEKYKNFLKLIDVGDFIEVKGSLFKTKTGAKTLKVYSWKLLTKTFLPLPEKWHGLSDIEERFRKRYLDLLANDQVMDIFIFRSKLVELIRNFFNKKDFLEVETPILQSMAGGATATPFVTHHNSLDMDMYLRVAPELYLKRLIIGGFEKVYEISKCFRNEGIDWSHNPEFTQIEFYWAYANYNDLMKLVEEFFEFIFKKLFTSNKDLKIKYQGKQINFKPPYKKIKFNKAFIKWAGIDLDKHKSLSALTKQAVRIGIKVDKTWGKDKLIDEIYKEKIRPMIINPCFLIDHPIELSPLAKKTKYSDNYVERFQLVVGKMELCNAFSELNDPADQEQRFKYQQQLRDKGDKEAQQTDNDFILALKHGMPPTAGLGMGIDRLTCLLTDTKNIKEVILFPTMRKKNK
- the ftsA gene encoding cell division protein FtsA, whose translation is MKRKKIITGIDLGSGTIRVAVGEVSETGRLNIIKLAVGPSDGIKKGIISSVEDTVSSISACIESVENKIGVEIDNAYVGISGNHIISQPGTGVVGISHPDGKITKENIEDVLRQAEKSNMPANYKILHTLPRSYSVENQVGISNPMGMTGARLEVDTEIILGLSNQIKYIYECFLRTGINVNKLIFSILSTSDIALTKKQKDLGVLLINLGQSTTSISVFEDEEILTAKVIPIGSQHITNDIALGMRVSPELAEKIKVNYGKANANKVRKGEKVNLQEIDIKEDQSFSMKELSKIIDARCEEIFELVNNELEQIDKKGKLPAGAVLTGAGINLINIADIAKSVLKIPVSFGKLHGFEGKIDDKYKPGFSTAVGLVAWGFKHKRNVKKAKSWINFSLSRIKNLYKDLFFS
- a CDS encoding amino acid permease, with the translated sequence MKNRSFLKAFAVFAGTIIGVGIFGLPYVAMKVGWLVVVGYFLFMAILAIVIHTILGEVAHDTQAIARIPGYAGEYLGKKVKNFSFIISSLGLIGSCLAYLILGGQFLHSLLFGIFGGPQFIYLFIFFFFSALLIYKGADTIANLQVIVQSIFFMFLLFFVIKGFPHIDLKNFITFNHANIVMPYGIILFSLWGVALVPEIKEMVDRNRQKMLGVITRGIIFATICYLLFISVILGVSGPNTTKDAITGFGAVIGNGIISIGFIFGLIIVFTSFITLGMTLKKILWYDLKLSQNKAWALSCFLPLFLYLIGLRNFIDVIGVTGAVFLGTEGIIVLFIYRSFLKKRFQRKAGISTYVLAFLLAGGALIELFYFLIK